A section of the Metabacillus endolithicus genome encodes:
- a CDS encoding FAD binding domain-containing protein has protein sequence MNVEQHSTPLKSEIVVEHPISVEDAIKMKVLFEGEYVAGGTLHQIQWESGVPLPSRLINLSCIEQLKKVRFEKINDENILAIGALTTIAECIKHPDIIEHCPLLTEACRNIAAPAVRNRATIGGNVASGIGDSIPNSSCVRCESENSA, from the coding sequence ATGAATGTCGAACAACACTCAACTCCATTGAAATCAGAAATTGTCGTTGAACACCCAATATCAGTTGAAGATGCTATAAAAATGAAAGTACTTTTTGAAGGTGAGTACGTAGCTGGTGGGACGCTTCATCAAATTCAGTGGGAATCAGGTGTTCCCCTTCCTTCAAGACTAATTAATCTTTCCTGTATTGAACAATTAAAAAAAGTTAGATTTGAAAAAATAAATGACGAGAATATTTTAGCAATCGGTGCACTTACCACGATTGCAGAGTGTATTAAGCATCCTGATATAATAGAACACTGTCCATTATTAACTGAAGCTTGTAGAAACATTGCTGCACCTGCTGTTCGGAATCGTGCAACAATAGGAGGAAATGTAGCAAGTGGAATTGGTGACAGCATTCCAAACTCTTCTTGTGTTAGATGCGAAAGTGAAAATAGCGCTTAA
- a CDS encoding nucleotidyltransferase family protein gives MYNENIVGIYLAAGHSSRMGTCKLSLPLAGDSLGTMALKEIVKSKLNHLVIVTKDFQPTWLRTIEPYLTNSIHWEHIISLQAHLGQSYSLRTGIQRAKQVGADAVIIFLADQPFITSQLINKLIDRKSNEYDFIASFDGVSIKPPILFQKKGFDSLLKINGDQGARSFLKTGMLKGLKININDNQLIDIDTLEQYETYKQIVSPQLCLIKESTRF, from the coding sequence ATGTATAACGAAAACATCGTGGGTATTTACTTGGCAGCAGGCCACAGCTCACGTATGGGTACTTGTAAATTATCATTGCCTTTAGCAGGAGATTCCCTTGGAACGATGGCATTAAAGGAAATTGTTAAATCAAAGCTTAATCATTTAGTCATTGTCACAAAAGACTTTCAACCAACCTGGCTTCGAACGATTGAACCCTATCTTACGAATTCTATTCATTGGGAACATATTATCAGCTTGCAAGCACATCTCGGTCAATCTTATTCACTTCGAACAGGTATTCAAAGAGCAAAGCAAGTAGGAGCTGATGCTGTTATCATTTTTTTAGCGGACCAACCGTTTATTACTTCACAATTGATAAACAAATTAATAGATCGAAAATCAAATGAATATGATTTTATCGCCTCTTTCGATGGGGTTTCCATAAAACCACCAATCTTATTTCAAAAGAAGGGGTTTGATTCTTTATTAAAAATAAATGGTGATCAAGGGGCAAGAAGCTTTCTAAAAACGGGAATGTTAAAAGGCTTAAAAATAAATATAAATGATAACCAATTAATAGATATTGATACACTTGAACAGTATGAGACTTATAAACAAATAGTAAGTCCCCAACTTTGCTTAATTAAAGAAAGCACTAGGTTTTAA
- a CDS encoding XdhC family protein: MGTDIYEILDAISESSQEMVLATIVNVDGSSYKKAGSSMLFHEDGVQTGLLSGGCLEEDLQERCKDYFHKKSSELITYDLTAEDDLSWGQGVGCNGTIEVLIESITPQLLVHLKRVRELVNHGISVSYTKQLSLEGDVYGYLFYTENAEYFGRWKGDFPKKEKWHSKTLRMENDYLLFKQEIQARPRLFIYGAGADARPLAQLAQQSGYGVIVADWRPAYCHKDYFPQATETVVLSPEEFLSSYTFTTLDSIVLMTHHFQKDLELVKYLLKKQLSYLGILGSKDRAQRLLQGKKVQDWVHSPAGLSIGAEGPHEIAVSIVAELIKQKARRCVNV; encoded by the coding sequence ATGGGTACCGACATTTATGAAATCCTCGACGCCATTTCAGAATCCTCACAGGAAATGGTTTTAGCAACGATTGTTAATGTGGATGGCTCTTCGTATAAAAAGGCTGGATCTTCTATGCTTTTTCATGAAGATGGAGTTCAAACAGGATTGTTAAGTGGGGGGTGCTTGGAAGAAGATTTACAAGAAAGGTGTAAAGATTATTTTCATAAGAAGAGCTCTGAATTGATTACGTATGATTTAACAGCAGAAGATGACTTGTCTTGGGGACAGGGGGTTGGATGTAACGGGACAATAGAAGTATTAATTGAATCAATAACTCCACAATTGTTAGTGCACTTAAAAAGAGTAAGAGAGCTTGTTAATCATGGTATATCCGTCTCATACACTAAACAACTTTCTCTTGAAGGTGATGTTTACGGCTATCTTTTTTATACAGAAAATGCTGAATACTTTGGACGATGGAAAGGAGATTTTCCCAAAAAAGAGAAATGGCATTCAAAAACATTAAGGATGGAGAATGACTATCTCCTTTTTAAACAAGAAATTCAAGCAAGACCTAGACTATTTATCTATGGAGCAGGAGCTGATGCTAGACCTCTAGCACAACTTGCTCAACAATCAGGCTATGGAGTCATTGTTGCAGATTGGAGACCAGCCTATTGTCACAAAGATTATTTTCCTCAAGCAACCGAAACCGTTGTATTATCACCTGAAGAATTTTTATCTAGCTATACGTTTACAACTTTAGACTCAATTGTGTTGATGACACATCACTTTCAAAAAGATCTCGAGTTAGTGAAGTACTTACTAAAAAAACAACTATCATACTTAGGAATTTTAGGCTCAAAAGATCGAGCGCAAAGGTTGCTACAAGGAAAAAAGGTTCAAGATTGGGTACATTCACCTGCTGGTTTATCAATAGGGGCTGAAGGACCACATGAAATTGCTGTTAGCATTGTTGCTGAATTAATCAAACAGAAAGCAAGGAGGTGTGTAAATGTATAA